A single Anopheles funestus chromosome 2RL, idAnoFuneDA-416_04, whole genome shotgun sequence DNA region contains:
- the LOC125764878 gene encoding rho GTPase-activating protein gacK-like, producing MPHPVSSSLLHRRPERQQYHHRKVRNVRQKRRHSLPGSSGSSSYSCSCGKTANRADKSKSASHTHSHHHHQHNHQPHSTISSSIRKELASYENPYQAQVRKKPTKRNASTESLDLFDNGPPDECSCGLYSPSSINGGKSCRKCSACDTAGSGKAGTAASTHQKKHNSSKFKDASTSPKSCSPMKTIAQECRSPKIEASTDTKFDFNLSPKTESHYRRLSSLSINSSGKHAVAATSPMKHAAASSTTASPKVSPQKLTPLRTSDQRTLEKSNSLGDSKPPRLLRNTRSLSPRPPVRHQHSIMVSDENDIISVKLSPNEEYDDELAKREASAVKLEVENVTAPANGGTERAKKLGDCLKSANGNRSTSCLVYVPSDPWTRMSATNSPLPSAKQQKSKTLDNSGKSYGKPCLDYMKHSDPWVWRSNVNLPERLAKGGGKKRVAGLPHQTKSLTSTISRDDSDVAKHQSRLCQQQSLGRFEKTLTIPGVDGSFDARKKITRPKLQRSKSPSFYEDFFQPPPAGGTPDVSKSPQTGSLSLGKNKSVSSLKMEKNASNSNLNGHSGTSSGLISGSNNTNNSNNTSNSGSFSSYNGNGSPTTRKQPSPKLSILPATSAATLQQHASSPAKHYPSANQQESTKASQNLLNPNMFQPRHSFSTPSQKDDELQLNIRRLSEQMNKYSHSSAFPSPPAFLNDTILQQQGGTSKKVGGSGSSLTVGTSAGSIGGLNESSQRKTASHSKINEPILETRC from the exons ATGCCTCATCCGGTCAGCAGCTCTCTTCTTCATCGTCGGCCGGAGCGGCAACAGTACCACCACCGAAAAGTCCGCAACGTCCGGCAAAAGCGACGG CACTCGTTGCCTGGGTCAAGCGGCAGCAGCTCGTACAGTTGCAGCTGCGGCAAGACAGCGAACCGAGCGGACAAATCGAAAAGCGCATCGCACACCCactcccatcatcatcatcagcacaaCCATCAGCCCCATTCGACGATCAGCAGTAGCATACGGAAGGAGCTGGCATCGTACGAGAATCCCTATCAGGCACAGGTGCGCAAGAAACCAACCAAACGCAATGCCAGCACGGAAAGTCTCGATCTGTTTGACAATGGGCCACCGGACGAGTGTAGCTGTGGGCTTTATTCGCCCAGCTCGATTAACGGTGGCAAAAGTTGCCGCAAGTGTAGCGCCTGTGATACGGCAGGATCTGGGAAGGCTGGTACGGCAGCATCGACGCACCAGAAGAAGCACAACTCTTCCAAATTTAAGGATGCCTCGACCAGCCCGAAATCGTGCAGTCCCATGAAAACGATCGCACAGGAATGCCGCAGCCCGAAAATTGAGGCCTCCACCGATACGAAGTTTGATTTTAatctttccccaaaaacggaaAGCCACTACCGGCGACTATCCTCGCTGAGCATTAATTCATCCGGCAAGCATGCGGTTGCTGCTACGAGTCCTATGAAGCACGCCGCAGCATCATCGACCACGGCCAGCCCAAAGGTTAGCCCCCAGAAGCTAACACCGCTCCGGACGTCCGATCAGCGCACGTTGGAAAAATCAAACTCGCTCGGCGATAGTAAACCACCCCGGCTGTTGCGCAATACGCGCAGCTTATCACCACGGCCACCGGTGCGCCATCAGCATTCAATAATGGTTTCCGATGAAAATGATATCATCTCGGTAAAGCTGTCCCCGAACGAAGAGTACGATGATGAGTTGGCAAAGAGAGAAGCTTCGGCGGTTAAGCTGGAGGTGGAGAACGTGACCGCACCGGCGAATGGTGGTACGGAACGGGCCAAAAAGTTGGGCGATTGTTTGAAAAGTGCAAACGGCAACCGAAGCACCAGCTGCTTGGTGTACGTTCCGTCCGATCCGTGGACGCGAATGTCGGCCACCAATTCGCCGCTACCATCAGCCAAGCAGCAGAAATCCAAGACGCTTGATAATAGTGGCAAATCGTACGGCAAACCTTGCCTAGATTATATGAAACACTCGGACCCCTGGGTGTGGCGATCGAACGTCAACCTGCCGGAACGCTTGGCAAAGGGTGGCGGTAAGAAGCGGGTGGCCGGTTTGCCGCACCAAACCAAATCACTCACCAGCACCATTAGCAGGGATGATTCGGACGTTGCCAAGCATCAGTCGCGCCTGTGCCAGCAGCAATCGCTCGGGCGCTTCGAAAAGACGCTCACCATACCGGGCGTGGATGGTAGTTTCGATGCGCGCAAAAAGATCACCCGACCGAAGCTGCAACGCTCCAAATCGCCATCGTTTTATGAGGACTTTTTTCAACCACCGCCGGCGGGCGGTACACCGGACGTAAGCAAATCGCCCCAAACAGGTTCACTGTCGCTCGGCAAAAATAAGTCCGTTTCCTCGCTGAAGATGGAAAAGAATGCTTCCAACTCGAATCTAAACGGACACAGCGGTACCAGCAGTGGTCTTATCAGCGGGTCGAACAACACTAACAATAGCAACAACACAAGCAACAGTGGCAGCTTCAGCAGCTACAATGGTAATGGGTCACCCACTACCAGAAAGCAACCGTCGCCGAAGCTTAGCATTTTGCCGGCGACATCAGCAGCTACCCTACAGCAACATGCTTCATCGCCGGCAAAGCATTATCCTTCCGCAAACCAGCAGGAATCAACGAAAGCGTCACAGAACTTGCTGAACCCGAACATGTTTCAGCCGCGCCACAGCTTTTCGACACCATCGCAAAAGGATGACGAGCTGCAGCTTAACATCCGGCGGTTAAGCGAACAGATGAACAAGTACAGCCATTCGTCGGCATTCCCATCACCGCCGGCATTTCTGAACGATACGATCCTTCAGCAGCAGGGCGGCACGAGCAAAAAGGTAGGGGGAAGTGGCAGCAGTTTGACGGTGGGCACGAGCGCCGGTAGTATTGGTGGACTGAACGAATCGTCCCAGCGCAAAACGGCTTCCCACTCGAAGATAAATGAACCAATACTTGAAACACGTTGCTAA
- the LOC125762245 gene encoding alpha/beta hydrolase domain-containing protein 17B: MNGLSFGELCCLFCCPPLPGRIAAKLAFLPPEPTYNLTPIDESKAKYLLSFNERAEWPYSEREKENVEGFFTRTSRGNKLSCIYVKCTPTAKYTLLFSHGNAVDLGQMSSFYLGLGLRINCNIFSYDYSGYGMSGGKPSEKNLYADIDAAWHSLRTRFGVSPENIILYGQSIGTVPTVDLAARYEVGAVILHSPLMSGMRVAFPNTKRTWFFDVFPSIDKVSKISSPVLVIHGTEDEVIDFSHGLSIYEKCPKAVEPLWVEGAGHNDVELYNQYLDRLKKFIAVELGN; this comes from the exons ATGAATGGGCTAAG CTTTGGAGAACTGTGCTGCCTGTTTTGTTGCCCCCCCTTACCGGGACGTATTGCTGCCAAACTTGCCTTCTTACCACCGGAACCGACATACAACCTGACGCCGATCGATGAGTCGAAAGCGAAATATTTGCTCAGCTTCAACGAGCGTGCCGAGTGGCCGTACTCGGAGCGCGAGAAGGAAAACGTCGAAGGGTTCTTCACGCGCACATCCCGCGGCAACAAGCTGTCCTGCATCTACGTCAAGTGTACACCGACCGCGAAGTACACGCTGCTGTTCTCCCACGGGAATGCGGTCGATCTCGGACAGATGAGTAGCTTTTACCTTGGGCTGGGTTTGCGCATCAACTGTAACATCTTTAGCTACGATTACTCCGGCTACGGGATGAGCGGTGGCAAACCGTCGGAAAAGAACCTGTACGCCGATATCGATGCTGCGTGGCACTCGCTGCGCACCCGGTTCGGTGTGAGCCCGGAAAATATTATACTGTACGGTCAGAGCATCGGTACCGTGCCGACGGTTGATCTGGCAGCGCGGTACGAAGTTGGGGCTGTGATTCTGCACTCACCCCTAATGTCGGGGATGAGGGTAGCCTTTCCAAACACGAAGCGAACGTGGTTTTTCGACGTTTTTCCAAG TATCGATAAGGTGTCGAAGATATCATCACCGGTGCTGGTGATACATGGCACGGAAGATGAGGTAATAGATTTTTCCCATGGTttaagcatctacgaaaagtGCCCAAAAGCTGTAGAACCATTGTGGGTTGAG GGTGCTGGACACAATGATGTGGAGCTGTACAATCAGTATCTGGACCGGCTCAAGAAGTTCATCGCGGTAGAGCTTGGCAACTGA
- the LOC125762250 gene encoding uncharacterized protein LOC125762250 isoform X1 — MGLLRRNSLNIGKWFPAGTQQTAPVAPTTGTGPTRGSFGSSVAIQKLRESKWFDAGEERIFCAVIENGFIVEVRRQTAPGDSWFGVVSIEQKKSPKPTAESVKIYSVRMKENEKKPMKVYCVTLANLWQQGHQLRINNVADRTKKAHPEKDILAQIKYASKCQMSFHNSQHFAEFCRYGDRPQDSRKRQISDCAKWGGINMGATLIFMEMQKKQKSLSH, encoded by the exons ATGGGATTGCTTCGACGGAATAGTTTAAACATTGGCAAATGGTTTCCGGCCGGTACGCAGCAGACGGCCCCGGTCGCACCGACAACCGGAACCGGTCCAACACGGGGCAGTTTCGGCAGCTCGGTCGCTATACAGAAGCTGCGCGAAAGCAAATGGTTCGATGCCGGCGAGGAGCGCATCTTTTGCGCCGTGATCGAGAACGGTTTCATTGTGGAGGTACGCCGCCAGACGGCACCCGGTGACAGCTGGTTCGGTGTGGTGTCCATCGAGCAGAAGAAGT CCCCCAAACCAACCGCCGAAAGTGTGAAAATATATTCCGTGCGCATGaaggaaaatgagaaaaaaccaATGAAGGTGTATTGCGTTACATTGGCTAATCTGTGGCAGCAAGGACATCAGCTGCGGATCAACAATGTGGCCGATCGGACAAAGAAAGCACACCCGGAGAAAGACATTTTAGCGCAG ATAAAGTACGCCTCGAAATGCCAAATGTCGTTCCACAACAGTCAACATTTTGCCGAATTTTGTCGATACGGTGACCGACCACAGGACAGCCGGAAGCGACAA ATTTCGGACTGCGCCAAATGGGGTGGTATCAATATGGGGGCAACGCTTATTTTCATGGAAAtgcagaagaagcaaaagtcACTATCGCACTAA
- the LOC125762250 gene encoding uncharacterized protein LOC125762250 isoform X2: MGLLRRNSLNIGKWFPAGTQQTAPVAPTTGTGPTRGSFGSSVAIQKLRESKWFDAGEERIFCAVIENGFIVEVRRQTAPGDSWFGVVSIEQKKSPKPTAESVKIYSVRMKENEKKPMKVYCVTLANLWQQGHQLRINNVADRTKKAHPEKDILAQIKYASKCQMSFHNSQHFAEFCRYGDRPQDSRKRQVSALLKRFEDALQGAHNSYF; the protein is encoded by the exons ATGGGATTGCTTCGACGGAATAGTTTAAACATTGGCAAATGGTTTCCGGCCGGTACGCAGCAGACGGCCCCGGTCGCACCGACAACCGGAACCGGTCCAACACGGGGCAGTTTCGGCAGCTCGGTCGCTATACAGAAGCTGCGCGAAAGCAAATGGTTCGATGCCGGCGAGGAGCGCATCTTTTGCGCCGTGATCGAGAACGGTTTCATTGTGGAGGTACGCCGCCAGACGGCACCCGGTGACAGCTGGTTCGGTGTGGTGTCCATCGAGCAGAAGAAGT CCCCCAAACCAACCGCCGAAAGTGTGAAAATATATTCCGTGCGCATGaaggaaaatgagaaaaaaccaATGAAGGTGTATTGCGTTACATTGGCTAATCTGTGGCAGCAAGGACATCAGCTGCGGATCAACAATGTGGCCGATCGGACAAAGAAAGCACACCCGGAGAAAGACATTTTAGCGCAG ATAAAGTACGCCTCGAAATGCCAAATGTCGTTCCACAACAGTCAACATTTTGCCGAATTTTGTCGATACGGTGACCGACCACAGGACAGCCGGAAGCGACAAGTAAGTGCGTTACTGAAACGGTTCGAGGACGCATTGCAAGGAGCGCACAACAGCTACTTCTGA